A stretch of the Salminus brasiliensis chromosome 19, fSalBra1.hap2, whole genome shotgun sequence genome encodes the following:
- the ssh3 gene encoding protein phosphatase Slingshot homolog 3 → MALLTLHRSPSVCTPTDERIPRRGRLQKRESFALVKGAVLLLEEGDHHEITPPPGPSTGLEGGASDTQHRHLRAMISLLRPEDTVKLAVRLESVSPVRVRYLLIVATSSRRQESLLLGMDFPDTNSDQCTIGLVLPIWSDTQVYLDGDGGFSVTSAEVSRIFKPVSIQTMWSVLQALHGCCERAVRGAVIPGCGLDWAQHYRQHVESDQHCLNEWMVMTGLESVRKASKGNSTERESVEREIKAQLRDIMRTEDLENITSKQVRSALEARIGMDMKNYKEYIDNEMMVTMAQMDKPSKILDHLYLGSEWNAANFEELQKNNVGYILNVTMEIDNFFPESFTYMNVRVYDVEATDLLSHWNNTYMFINEARKSGQAVLVHCKMGVSRSASTVIAFLMKQQGWPLDYALNHVRERRPIVQPNDGFLRQLHTYSGILNASKQRHSALWRRRSKSESQQGAAKKKDREAESEGEQGDDEEEEEESPEEEESFEEEEKDVFEEVSSSIPDAAVGEAVSPNPLITIQESDKVCPSPSRSGRMDLFSLMQSIQLDDEERLSDKESAATQRRSPAQRRRSHKRRALTYQRAHVDVSPEPSSLSRNQGQPEEPTEQTGGANSG, encoded by the exons ATGGCTTTGCTGACCCTGCATAGATCTCCGTCTGTTTGCACCCCAACA gATGAAAGGATTCCAAGAAGAGGGAGACTTCAGAAGAG AGAAAGCTTTGCGCTGGTTAAAGGGGCAGTGCTTCTACTAGAGGAAGGAGATCATCATGAAATCACACCCCCTCCAGGTCCCAGCACTGGACTCGAGGGCGGAGCCTCAGACACACAGCATCGCCATTTACGTGCCATGATTTCATTGCTGCGGCCAGAGGACACGGTCAAACTG gCTGTCCGGTTAGAGTCTGTAAGTCCAGTCCGGGTGAGGTATTTGCTTATAGTTGCAACGTCCAGTCGGAGACAGGAGAGTCTACTGCTGGGCATGGACTTCCCTGATACCAACAG tgatcAGTGCACTATTGGCCTCGTTTTGCCTATATGGAGTGATACACAGGTGTATCTGGATGGGGATGG gggCTTCAGTGTAACATCTGCAGAAGTCTCGAGGATCTTCAAACCCGTGTCTATTCAGACAATGTG gTCTGTGTTGCAGGCTCTGCATGGCTGCTGTGAACGAGCGGTGCGGGGGGCCGTCATCCCAGGTTGTGGGCTGGACTGGGCGCAGCACTACCGGCAGCACGTGGAGTCTGACCAACACTGCTTGAACGAGTGGATGGTGATGACCGGCCTGGAGTCAGTGCGCAAGGCCAGCAAAGGCAACTCCACCGAGAGAGAGTCCGTGGAGAGGGAGATCAAAGCTCAGCTCAGGGACATCATGAGGACTGAAGACCTGGAGAACATCACCTCCAAACAG GTCCGATCTGCTCTGGAGGCCAGGATAGGCATGGATATGAAGAACTACAAAGAGTACATTGACAATGAAATGATGGTCACCATGGCACAGATGGACAAACCGTCCAAAATATTAGACCACCTTTATCTG GGCTCTGAGTGGAACGCAGCTAACTTTGAGGAGCTTCAGAAAAACAA TGTGGGCTACATCCTGAACGTCACCATGGAGATCGATAATTTCTTCCCAGAGTCCTTCACCTACATGAACGTCAGAGTTTATGATGTAGAGGCAACAGATCTTCTCTCACACTGGAACAACACCTACATGTTCATTAATGAAGCAAG GAAGAGCGGGCAGGCGGTATTGGTTCACTGTAAAATGGGCGTGTCCCGCTCTGCATCCACTGTGATTGCATTCCTGATGAAGCAGCAGGGCTGGCCTTTAGACTACGCCCTCAACCATGTCCGAGAGCGCCGGCCAATCGTCCAGCCCAACGATGGCTTCCTTAGACAGCTGCACACGTATAGCGGAATCCTGAATGCCAg TAAACAGCGCCACAGCGCCCTCTGGAGGAGGAGGTCTAAATCTGAGTCCCAGCAGGGAGCCGCCAAGAAAAAGGACCGGGAggcagagagtgagggagagcaaGGAGATGacgaagaggaagaggaagagagtccagaggaggaagagagctTTGAGGAGGAAGAAAAAGAC gtgttTGAGGAGGTGTCCAGCAGTATCCCTGATGCTGCCGTGGGAGAGGCGGTCTCACCAAACCCCTTAATTACAATCCAGGAGAGCGACAAG gtgtgtCCGAGTCCCAGCAGAAGTGGTAGGATGGACCTGTTTTCTCTCATGCAGTCCATCCAGCTGGATGATGAGGAGCGACTGAGTGATAAAGAG AGTGCTGCCACCCAGAGGCGATCGCCAGCACAGCGCAGACGGAGCCACAAACGACGAGCCTTAACTTACCAGCGAGCGCACGTGGACGTTTCTCCAGAGCCGAGCAGCCTGAGCCGAAACCAGGGCCAACCCGAAGAGCCGACTGAGCAGACCGGAGGAGCCAACAGCGGctaa
- the mrpl18 gene encoding large ribosomal subunit protein uL18m, whose translation MALVAALLRRVRLESGWRRARSLTQTAPKPEVNHNEEISKTFVNRNPRNLEQMALAVKDRGWGTTWPLKQYYHRLVFRRSQKHVFAEVLSRDSNVPVLTCSTQEWAMKKNLCSTQSVSACRAVGEVLAQRCREAGITHLFYREVPSTFRTEGVQTFWTAMKEGGVVLSEPRRKFV comes from the exons ATGGCGCTCGTGGCCGCGCTGCTGCGGAGAGTCCGGCTGGAGAGCGGCTGGAGGAGAG CTCGCAGTCTGACTCAGACGGCCCCTAAGCCTGAGGTGAACCACAATGAAGAGATCAGCAAGACGTTTGTTAACCGAAACCCCAGGAACCTGGAACAGATGGCCCTCGCCGTGAAGGACAGAGGATGGGGCACCACCTGGCCCCTTAAACAGTACTaccacag GTTGGTGTTCCGGCGCTCGCAGAAGCACGTTTTCGCCGAGGTTCTCTCGCGCGACTCTAACGTGCCCGTGCTCACTTGCTCAACGCAGGAGTGGGCGATGAAGAAGAATCTGTGCTCCACCCAGTCTGTGTCCGCGTGTCGCGCTGTGGGGGAGGTCCTGGCCCAGCGGTGCCGTGAGGCCGGGATCACACACCTCTTTTACCGCGAAGTACCGTCGACCTTCCGCACCGAGGGG GTCCAGACCTTTTGGACAGCCATGAAAGAGGGGGGTGTAGTCCTCAGCGAACCCCGGCGCAAATTTGTATAA